The proteins below come from a single Parageobacillus thermoglucosidasius genomic window:
- a CDS encoding CRISPR-associated helicase/endonuclease Cas3: MYLSHNNPDKKLTVHLKEVYEYSQDMLKHVPLSDENRDMLEYISKIVAVAHDFGKYLSYFQDYLRTGETNGDLHHHSFISAVFAAHLLRHPANLNASWSEFAPLLGYFVVMHHHGNLRDISLDVTKSRHIAENTVQDSLYYRVNTLKQQIDDIKNHASAIVEDLSPLWDELSIPLSLSAELHSFLQNYEKAFDEVYRQYYLIDKRRKQELTRELYYYVLLLYSVLIDADKLSAANIERKPRVHIPAHLVDQYRETNFDVNVTEGTNGWRNRMYNVVMERIEELFKTKPEQRLFTLTAPTGAGKTLLSLSVALKWREQTERQHGYTPKIIYALPFTSVIDQNEKVIRDLLSQLDDFHANEQRYLVKHHHLSAFQYKTENEELPLRKALLLTESWEAELIVTTFVQLFHTLIGYENRALKKFHQIAGSIIILDEIQNVPMEYWPLLRSVLYKMAELFSCKILLLTATQPLIFPEGETVELLESEMVKPIDFFKEMERVELHWLGGDKGAYSPEEWMELFQNRFEDGKTYLAIFNTIKTSIEIYEGIKEWLKERGYDVIYLSTNIVPCERKRRIEQVRQLLKEKKKVVVISTQVVEAGVDVDFDVVYRDLGPIDSIVQAAGRCNRNGKLHELGKVYITPIEREGKLESQYVYKGVHTNIAKEVLPKTPVSEHQFFDIIMQYFTEVRGRKSFDASDGIISAMEELKFDAKDKSGSKNKPRYVSEFQLIENAHQAVDVFVEVDDQAMDIWQQYIQQVIEEKDFETRFENYLRLKKDVRQYVISAPIKLVKNLDRDLYEKTRMIHLSNDILNQYYNSEYGLIRTSEMVDAWIM; encoded by the coding sequence ATGTATTTGTCTCATAATAATCCAGACAAGAAATTGACTGTACATTTAAAGGAAGTATACGAATACTCGCAAGATATGCTTAAGCATGTGCCGCTGTCTGACGAAAACCGGGATATGCTCGAATATATAAGCAAAATTGTTGCGGTGGCGCACGATTTCGGTAAATATTTATCATACTTTCAGGATTATTTACGGACTGGAGAGACAAATGGCGACTTGCATCATCACTCTTTTATTTCCGCCGTATTTGCCGCCCATCTTTTGCGCCATCCGGCGAATTTAAATGCTTCGTGGTCTGAATTTGCCCCGTTATTAGGCTATTTCGTCGTTATGCATCATCATGGGAATTTACGCGATATTTCCTTAGATGTAACAAAATCGCGCCATATTGCGGAAAATACCGTACAAGATTCACTATATTACCGAGTCAATACATTAAAACAGCAAATCGATGATATAAAGAACCATGCTTCTGCGATTGTGGAAGATTTATCTCCTTTATGGGATGAACTGTCCATTCCATTGTCTCTTTCAGCAGAACTGCACAGCTTCCTTCAAAATTATGAAAAAGCGTTCGATGAGGTATACCGCCAATATTATTTGATCGATAAACGAAGAAAACAAGAATTGACGAGGGAACTTTATTATTATGTGCTATTGCTATATTCTGTGCTTATTGATGCCGACAAATTATCGGCGGCTAACATCGAACGAAAACCGCGCGTTCACATTCCAGCACATCTTGTCGACCAGTACCGCGAAACGAATTTTGATGTGAACGTGACAGAAGGAACGAACGGGTGGCGCAACCGGATGTACAACGTAGTGATGGAACGAATAGAGGAACTTTTTAAAACAAAACCAGAACAGCGATTGTTCACATTAACGGCGCCGACTGGAGCGGGAAAAACGCTGCTGTCTCTTTCTGTGGCATTAAAATGGCGCGAGCAAACAGAACGACAGCATGGATATACCCCAAAAATTATTTACGCTCTGCCGTTTACAAGCGTTATCGATCAAAATGAAAAAGTAATCCGTGATTTGTTAAGCCAGTTGGATGATTTTCATGCAAATGAGCAGCGGTATTTAGTTAAGCATCACCACTTATCTGCGTTTCAATACAAAACTGAAAACGAGGAACTGCCTCTCCGCAAAGCATTGTTGCTGACGGAAAGCTGGGAGGCCGAGCTGATTGTCACGACATTTGTGCAATTGTTTCATACACTGATTGGCTATGAAAACCGCGCGTTAAAAAAATTCCATCAAATTGCCGGAAGCATTATCATTCTCGACGAAATTCAAAACGTGCCGATGGAATATTGGCCTTTGTTGCGTTCCGTGTTGTACAAAATGGCAGAATTGTTTTCCTGTAAAATTTTGTTGTTAACAGCAACGCAGCCGCTGATTTTTCCGGAAGGGGAAACGGTGGAACTTTTGGAGTCGGAAATGGTAAAGCCAATTGACTTTTTTAAAGAAATGGAACGGGTCGAGCTTCATTGGCTAGGAGGGGATAAAGGCGCATACAGTCCCGAAGAATGGATGGAACTGTTTCAAAACCGTTTTGAAGATGGAAAAACTTATTTGGCGATTTTTAACACAATTAAAACATCGATTGAAATTTATGAAGGGATAAAAGAATGGCTAAAAGAACGCGGTTATGATGTCATCTACCTTTCTACAAATATTGTGCCTTGTGAGCGGAAACGCCGCATTGAACAAGTCAGACAGCTTTTAAAAGAGAAGAAGAAAGTCGTTGTTATTTCAACGCAAGTTGTCGAAGCAGGAGTCGATGTTGATTTTGATGTGGTATATCGCGACTTAGGACCTATTGATTCCATTGTCCAAGCGGCGGGGCGCTGCAATCGTAACGGAAAGTTACATGAACTTGGTAAGGTGTATATAACGCCAATAGAGCGAGAGGGAAAGTTAGAATCACAATATGTGTATAAGGGTGTTCATACAAATATAGCGAAGGAAGTGCTACCGAAAACACCGGTATCTGAGCATCAATTTTTTGATATCATTATGCAATATTTTACTGAAGTGCGCGGCAGAAAATCGTTCGATGCTTCCGATGGGATTATAAGTGCGATGGAAGAACTAAAATTTGATGCAAAAGATAAGTCGGGAAGCAAAAATAAGCCCAGATATGTATCGGAATTTCAATTGATTGAAAACGCGCATCAAGCAGTGGATGTGTTTGTCGAAGTAGATGATCAAGCGATGGACATTTGGCAGCAATATATTCAGCAGGTGATTGAGGAGAAAGATTTCGAAACACGGTTCGAGAACTATTTGCGCCTGAAAAAAGACGTGCGCCAATATGTCATTTCCGCCCCGATTAAACTTGTAAAGAATCTGGATCGGGATTTATACGAAAAAACGAGAATGATTCATTTATCCAACGATATACTAAACCAATATTACAACAGCGAATATGGACTTATTCGCACAAGTGAGATGGTGGATGCATGGATTATGTAA
- a CDS encoding LexA family protein, with translation MLLTERRKQFLQKLIDLYQKTNVPVHYETLAKALGVSKWTAYDMLKELEKLGYLTRDYTLNPGETGRSQIVFLPTAKATSLFEQERSEAINLEEWHKTKEKILEFLNSLKNCSLSAAVRKVLEEIPKAQIRVAFCAYIIGLFLVYLRKLGGKTEVLIKNLVQNAPTNEMRMTMFVGTVLGSIIQTMNHEIGVEVTELVGRYLKSIADLSHFEKEMLSDFLHEALA, from the coding sequence ATGTTGTTAACTGAACGTCGGAAGCAATTTCTTCAGAAGCTGATTGATTTATACCAAAAGACAAACGTGCCTGTCCATTATGAAACATTAGCGAAAGCACTAGGTGTCAGCAAATGGACGGCATATGACATGCTGAAAGAACTTGAAAAACTTGGCTATCTCACCCGTGATTACACTCTGAATCCTGGCGAGACAGGACGTTCCCAAATCGTTTTTCTGCCAACAGCAAAAGCTACGAGCTTGTTTGAACAAGAACGTTCTGAAGCAATCAATCTGGAAGAGTGGCATAAAACAAAAGAGAAAATACTTGAGTTTCTAAACAGTTTAAAGAATTGCAGTCTCAGCGCCGCCGTCCGAAAAGTTTTAGAGGAAATTCCGAAAGCGCAGATTCGCGTTGCCTTCTGTGCATACATCATCGGGCTTTTTCTTGTTTATCTTCGCAAGCTGGGCGGGAAAACCGAGGTGTTGATTAAAAATCTTGTTCAAAACGCACCAACTAATGAAATGCGGATGACCATGTTTGTTGGAACCGTCCTTGGAAGCATTATTCAAACGATGAATCATGAAATTGGTGTAGAAGTAACAGAATTGGTTGGACGGTATTTGAAATCGATTGCCGACCTTTCCCATTTTGAAAAGGAAATGCTTTCCGATTTTCTCCATGAAGCATTAGCATGA
- a CDS encoding efflux RND transporter permease subunit produces MNKVFGFGGTGILMVKNQTDVEVENLKRKLEQVDGVETVNWITDIADLAVPREFLPEELVDQFYSGNSTIMQIQFEEEAASEKTHYAVQEIKNILGPNTYFAGTPPMLSELRQLLESEKFVYAVSAIGFILLLLGLTLPSLFIPFLILFSIGVSIIYNLGLAYYLNGSMSYVTAAIAGALQLGVTMDFSIFLVHRYEEERKTKEKNEAMIAAIKHTAMAILTSSATAVAGFLAMVTMSLGLGEDLGMTMARGILLSVLMILTLLPSFILVFDKWIREYQHRVMIPNFHLLAKFVTNRHKLVFVVFLLLFIPAFLGFKNVHIVYDLEQLMPKTLPSIQNLDEIKKEFTSTDSAFLVMDSKISDQERLKIKQQIGEIDGIKKVIGYDTFADPAIPSEFVPENLKNMFIKDQYNYMLVQMEYGSYDERTTRAIQQINKLTEPYEGHMYLTGQAVLQNDLTTTVRDDMKKVDVISVVAVFLIIALAFRSVALPVVLVGGIELAILFNQGLDFYLGRSMPFIGTFAIGAIQLGSTINYAILLVTRYKEELMNYPKEEAMYRAITASGEAILSSALALFAAVIGIWLFSDITLLRDLTFMIARGAIISLAVILFLLPAVLLTLESFISKTTFGWPKAKSMKEDETLSELSLN; encoded by the coding sequence ATGAACAAAGTGTTTGGGTTCGGTGGAACAGGCATCCTGATGGTAAAAAATCAAACAGATGTTGAAGTAGAAAATTTAAAACGAAAACTGGAGCAAGTGGATGGTGTTGAAACAGTCAATTGGATCACCGACATTGCTGATCTTGCAGTGCCTCGCGAGTTTCTTCCAGAGGAATTGGTGGATCAGTTTTATTCTGGAAACAGCACTATCATGCAAATTCAATTTGAAGAGGAAGCGGCATCAGAAAAAACTCATTATGCTGTACAAGAAATCAAAAACATTCTTGGGCCGAATACTTATTTTGCTGGAACTCCTCCAATGTTGTCGGAGCTGCGTCAGTTGCTTGAAAGTGAGAAGTTTGTCTATGCAGTGTCCGCAATTGGGTTTATTCTGTTGCTTTTGGGATTAACGCTCCCATCGCTTTTCATTCCGTTCCTTATCCTGTTCTCAATTGGGGTTTCTATTATTTACAACTTGGGATTGGCTTACTATTTAAATGGTTCAATGTCGTATGTTACCGCTGCGATTGCGGGAGCTTTGCAGCTCGGAGTTACGATGGATTTTTCTATTTTCTTAGTGCATCGTTATGAAGAAGAACGAAAGACGAAAGAAAAGAATGAGGCCATGATCGCGGCCATCAAGCACACAGCGATGGCCATTTTAACCAGCTCGGCAACGGCAGTAGCCGGTTTTCTCGCGATGGTCACCATGTCGCTTGGACTTGGGGAAGACTTAGGGATGACGATGGCGCGAGGGATCCTTCTTAGTGTGTTGATGATTTTGACATTGTTGCCGTCGTTCATTCTGGTGTTTGACAAGTGGATTCGCGAATATCAGCACCGCGTGATGATCCCTAATTTTCATCTGTTAGCCAAATTTGTGACCAATCGCCACAAACTTGTTTTTGTAGTGTTCCTGCTTTTGTTTATCCCTGCTTTCCTCGGTTTTAAGAATGTGCATATCGTGTATGATTTGGAGCAACTTATGCCGAAGACGCTGCCTTCGATCCAAAATCTTGACGAAATCAAAAAAGAATTTACATCGACTGATTCTGCTTTTTTAGTCATGGATAGCAAGATTTCTGATCAGGAACGTCTTAAAATCAAGCAGCAGATTGGAGAAATAGATGGAATCAAGAAAGTAATTGGGTATGACACCTTTGCAGATCCTGCGATTCCTTCAGAATTTGTTCCCGAAAACTTAAAAAACATGTTTATCAAGGATCAATACAATTACATGTTGGTACAGATGGAATACGGATCGTATGATGAACGCACGACACGGGCCATTCAACAAATCAACAAATTAACCGAGCCATATGAAGGGCATATGTACCTGACTGGTCAAGCTGTTTTGCAAAACGATCTGACTACCACGGTACGGGACGACATGAAAAAAGTAGATGTGATTTCGGTTGTCGCCGTATTTTTGATTATTGCGCTTGCCTTCCGATCCGTGGCGCTGCCGGTTGTATTAGTTGGTGGAATTGAATTGGCGATTTTGTTCAACCAAGGGCTCGATTTCTATCTTGGCCGTTCCATGCCATTTATCGGTACATTCGCCATTGGTGCTATCCAGCTCGGCAGCACGATCAACTATGCGATTTTGCTTGTCACACGCTATAAGGAAGAGTTGATGAATTATCCGAAAGAGGAAGCGATGTATCGAGCCATCACAGCAAGTGGAGAAGCGATCTTGAGCAGTGCGCTTGCCTTGTTTGCCGCTGTCATCGGGATTTGGCTGTTTTCCGACATCACGTTGCTCAGAGATTTAACCTTTATGATTGCGCGAGGAGCGATTATTTCTCTTGCCGTCATCTTATTCCTGCTTCCGGCAGTGTTGCTCACATTAGAAAGTTTCATATCCAAAACGACATTTGGCTGGCCTAAAGCTAAATCCATGAAAGAAGATGAGACACTTTCAGAATTATCTTTAAACTAA
- the cas2 gene encoding CRISPR-associated endonuclease Cas2, whose product MFVILVYDFEKKRVAKALKIARKYLYWVQNSVFEGEISEANYVKLKMELENIMDPDVDSVVFYTFRTQKYSKREEMGLRKGGEENIL is encoded by the coding sequence ATGTTTGTGATCCTAGTCTATGATTTTGAGAAAAAACGTGTCGCGAAAGCGTTAAAGATCGCCAGAAAATATTTATACTGGGTGCAAAACTCGGTGTTTGAAGGAGAAATTTCTGAAGCAAACTATGTTAAATTAAAAATGGAACTGGAGAATATTATGGATCCGGATGTGGATTCTGTTGTTTTCTATACTTTCCGAACGCAAAAATATTCAAAGAGAGAAGAAATGGGATTGCGCAAGGGTGGAGAAGAAAACATTTTGTAG
- the cas6 gene encoding CRISPR-associated endoribonuclease Cas6, with the protein MRMIIQFRPKNGALILPINYEEVLQGFLYRSIQDFELAHFLHDVGYTKEKRRFKMFTFSRLYGTYRIHRHEKKIEFFDQVTWYISSALDSLIVNLAQNYLLREQFALNGQPIHIEETAVKRLEISEKRSYQIRMLSPLTVYSTYENQHGEKRTHFFSPFDAEFSKMVEKNFYNKFQAYFQQAPTEKVTISPIRVTKRDKVITVFKGFRINAWNGMYEIQAPLPYVKFMYDVGIGSKNSQGFGMFEFIK; encoded by the coding sequence ATGAGGATGATCATTCAGTTCAGACCGAAAAATGGCGCGCTTATTTTGCCGATCAATTATGAAGAAGTGCTTCAAGGATTTTTATACCGCTCGATTCAAGATTTTGAGCTGGCGCATTTTTTGCATGATGTTGGGTATACGAAAGAAAAGCGGCGGTTTAAAATGTTTACATTCAGCCGTTTGTATGGAACATACCGCATCCATCGCCATGAGAAAAAAATCGAGTTTTTTGACCAAGTAACATGGTATATTTCTTCCGCATTGGATTCGCTTATTGTTAATTTAGCGCAAAATTATTTATTGCGAGAACAATTTGCGTTAAATGGACAGCCTATTCATATTGAAGAGACTGCTGTGAAACGATTGGAAATTTCCGAAAAACGTTCTTATCAAATTCGAATGCTATCGCCGCTTACGGTTTACAGCACTTACGAAAATCAACATGGAGAAAAGCGGACGCATTTCTTTTCGCCATTTGACGCAGAATTTTCTAAGATGGTAGAAAAAAATTTTTATAATAAATTTCAAGCATATTTTCAACAAGCACCAACGGAGAAGGTGACAATAAGCCCAATCCGCGTAACGAAAAGGGATAAGGTGATTACCGTATTCAAAGGGTTCCGCATTAACGCGTGGAATGGTATGTATGAAATTCAAGCACCGCTCCCTTATGTGAAATTTATGTATGACGTCGGCATCGGATCGAAAAATTCCCAAGGTTTCGGCATGTTCGAATTCATTAAATAG
- a CDS encoding aldo/keto reductase — translation MGVLDSKKIMEIRSRIEKRVVTLPDGTTVPCIGQGTWHMGEKPQEKAKEIKALQLGIELGMKVIDTAEMYGNGASERLVGEAIKGRRDDVFLVSKVYPHNAGLDKISTACENSLKRLGTDYLDLYLLHWRGRIPLEETIEGMEKLRKEGKILRWGVSNFDTDDMKELWNTTNGSNCATNQVLYHLGSRGIDFDLLPWHREHHVPIMAYSPLAQGGALRKQLLTDPIVNEIAKKYNVKPLQIALAWTIRTNDVIAIPKAGQEQHVLENAEAAAIELTQEDLKRLDEAFPKPRKKVPLDII, via the coding sequence ATGGGAGTATTGGACAGTAAAAAAATTATGGAAATAAGAAGCCGTATTGAAAAACGAGTAGTGACGCTGCCCGATGGCACTACTGTTCCATGCATAGGTCAAGGAACATGGCACATGGGAGAAAAGCCCCAAGAGAAAGCGAAGGAAATAAAAGCCTTACAACTTGGAATAGAATTGGGCATGAAAGTTATTGACACAGCTGAGATGTACGGAAATGGCGCTTCTGAACGCTTAGTCGGCGAAGCCATCAAAGGGCGCAGGGATGATGTGTTTTTAGTCTCTAAAGTATATCCGCATAATGCAGGATTAGATAAAATTTCCACCGCGTGTGAAAACAGCTTAAAACGGCTGGGAACGGATTATTTAGATTTATATCTTTTACATTGGCGAGGCCGTATTCCTTTAGAAGAAACGATCGAAGGCATGGAGAAGTTGCGAAAAGAAGGGAAAATTTTGCGATGGGGAGTCTCCAATTTTGACACAGACGATATGAAAGAGTTATGGAACACTACCAATGGATCAAACTGTGCGACAAACCAAGTGTTATACCATCTTGGTTCGAGAGGAATTGATTTTGATCTGCTGCCTTGGCATCGGGAACATCATGTACCGATTATGGCGTATAGCCCCCTTGCCCAAGGAGGTGCGTTAAGAAAACAGTTGTTGACGGATCCAATTGTTAATGAGATTGCCAAAAAATATAATGTAAAACCGCTGCAAATCGCACTTGCTTGGACGATACGCACGAATGATGTCATTGCCATTCCAAAAGCTGGGCAAGAACAACATGTTCTGGAGAATGCTGAAGCTGCTGCGATTGAATTGACCCAAGAAGACCTGAAACGGCTTGATGAAGCATTTCCAAAACCTCGTAAAAAAGTGCCTTTGGATATCATTTAA
- a CDS encoding patatin-like phospholipase family protein, with amino-acid sequence MKVGLALGGGAVRGLAHIGVLKVLKKHQIPIDFIAGTSMGGAIGGLVAAGIDIEEMEEFILTTPSYRFVDIGILKRGIFAGNKIYAMLIQFLEQKGLGNIRIEDLNIPFRAVSVDLIKGEVFVFEKGSLSLAIRATTSVPGIFSPVHYQDKVLVDGGILNNLPADLLREAGMDVVMAVDVEREHEEEEPRNIFDVVYRSFTIMMTRQRRANLRYADVVFRPEVGHILAFDTTRIQECIEAGEREAQQKIQEVLSFIK; translated from the coding sequence ATGAAAGTAGGCTTAGCTTTAGGGGGTGGAGCGGTACGCGGATTAGCCCACATTGGAGTATTAAAAGTGCTAAAAAAACATCAAATACCGATTGATTTTATTGCAGGCACCAGTATGGGCGGTGCAATTGGAGGGTTAGTTGCCGCCGGTATTGACATCGAGGAAATGGAAGAATTTATCCTGACCACCCCATCTTACCGGTTTGTGGACATTGGAATTTTAAAACGCGGTATTTTTGCCGGAAATAAAATATACGCGATGCTTATTCAATTTTTAGAGCAAAAGGGGCTTGGCAATATTCGCATTGAGGATCTTAACATTCCTTTTCGGGCGGTATCGGTTGATTTGATTAAAGGAGAAGTTTTTGTCTTTGAAAAAGGAAGTCTTAGTTTAGCCATTCGGGCCACTACATCCGTTCCCGGCATTTTTTCGCCTGTTCATTATCAAGATAAAGTGCTGGTGGATGGGGGAATTTTGAATAACCTTCCGGCTGATTTGCTTCGTGAGGCAGGAATGGATGTCGTTATGGCTGTTGATGTCGAAAGAGAACATGAAGAAGAGGAACCGCGCAATATTTTTGACGTCGTCTATCGTTCGTTCACGATTATGATGACGAGGCAGCGCCGCGCCAATCTCCGATATGCGGATGTGGTTTTCCGGCCGGAAGTCGGGCACATTTTAGCATTTGACACAACGAGAATCCAAGAGTGCATTGAAGCAGGGGAACGAGAGGCTCAACAAAAAATTCAGGAAGTGTTATCCTTCATAAAATGA
- the cas1b gene encoding type I-B CRISPR-associated endonuclease Cas1b yields MKKTLYIFQSGELSREDNSICFETTERKQKLPVEDVNDIYIFGEVNATKKFLELMAQKNICIHYFNHYGYYTGTFYPREHLNAGHVILKQAEAYLNPEKRLVLARKFIDGSIGQMIQVLKYYQNRVKTNNAKFKEMILDFQSSRAKLEQWTSVEEMMSTEGHVREKYYSMFDDILNHNPDFLFEKRSKRPPLNRLNAMISFGNQICYTMVLSEIYKTYLDPRIGFLHATNFRRFSLNLDVAEIFKPIMVDRLIFTLVNKKMITKKDFDKHMEGILLSEEGRKKFVGELDKRMKTTVNHRHLGKSVSYRRLIRLELYKIQKHLLGEKEYEPYRSLW; encoded by the coding sequence ATGAAAAAAACGCTCTATATTTTTCAAAGCGGCGAGCTAAGCCGTGAAGACAACAGTATTTGTTTTGAGACAACTGAGCGTAAACAAAAGCTTCCCGTTGAAGATGTCAATGATATTTATATTTTTGGAGAAGTGAATGCAACGAAGAAGTTTTTAGAACTGATGGCGCAAAAAAATATCTGTATCCACTATTTTAATCATTACGGCTATTACACGGGAACATTTTATCCGCGCGAGCATTTAAACGCGGGTCACGTCATTTTAAAACAGGCCGAAGCGTATTTGAATCCAGAAAAACGTCTTGTTTTAGCGCGAAAATTCATTGACGGTTCGATCGGGCAAATGATACAAGTGCTGAAATATTATCAAAACCGTGTGAAAACCAATAACGCGAAGTTTAAAGAAATGATTTTGGATTTCCAATCAAGCCGGGCGAAACTGGAACAATGGACAAGCGTTGAGGAAATGATGTCAACAGAAGGGCATGTGCGCGAGAAATATTACAGCATGTTTGATGACATTTTAAACCATAACCCAGATTTTTTGTTTGAAAAACGTTCGAAGCGGCCGCCGCTCAATCGTTTAAACGCAATGATTAGTTTTGGCAATCAGATTTGCTATACGATGGTGCTAAGTGAAATCTATAAAACTTATTTAGACCCGCGCATCGGGTTTTTGCACGCGACGAATTTTCGGCGTTTTTCGTTGAACTTGGATGTCGCGGAAATATTTAAGCCAATTATGGTCGATCGTCTCATTTTTACTCTTGTAAATAAAAAGATGATTACGAAAAAAGATTTTGACAAACATATGGAAGGGATTTTGCTGTCAGAAGAAGGGCGGAAGAAATTTGTCGGGGAATTGGACAAGCGCATGAAGACAACGGTTAACCACCGGCATCTTGGCAAATCCGTCTCATACCGCCGTCTCATTCGCCTTGAGCTTTATAAAATTCAAAAGCATCTTCTCGGAGAAAAAGAATATGAGCCATATCGCTCGTTATGGTAG
- the cas5b gene encoding type I-B CRISPR-associated protein Cas5b, which produces MKMLIFDLIGKMGHFRKIDTNSSSLSYAFPPRTTIVGMIAGILGMERDSYYEVFSPDQCQIAISVRTPIRKVMQTVNYMFVKSKAHLNNSGGHTQIPLEFVLPGGEEANLRYRIYFSHSDRSVYESVKERIQSGRYVYPPYLGLSELLGQLQWVAEAEGMLKESNDLVPIHSVVRIPDLRERSIQFSRDTRFLKEFMTRQFTNERMIQETDYYLFEQSRQLIAVPAVPYIAVAYGEAKENILWM; this is translated from the coding sequence ATGAAGATGCTTATTTTTGACCTTATCGGGAAGATGGGGCATTTCCGGAAAATCGATACGAACTCCTCTTCCTTGTCATATGCTTTTCCCCCGAGGACGACGATTGTTGGAATGATCGCTGGTATTTTAGGAATGGAGCGCGACAGTTATTATGAAGTATTTTCGCCGGACCAATGCCAAATTGCGATATCTGTGCGCACGCCGATTCGCAAAGTGATGCAAACAGTCAATTATATGTTTGTCAAATCCAAAGCCCATTTAAACAATAGCGGAGGACATACGCAAATTCCGCTTGAATTTGTGCTTCCCGGGGGAGAAGAAGCCAATTTGCGGTATCGCATTTATTTTTCCCACTCCGACCGCTCTGTTTATGAAAGCGTGAAAGAGCGAATACAATCGGGACGGTACGTTTATCCGCCGTATTTAGGGCTTTCTGAATTACTCGGGCAGTTGCAATGGGTCGCCGAAGCAGAGGGAATGTTAAAAGAAAGCAATGATTTGGTGCCGATTCATTCTGTTGTGCGAATCCCTGATTTGCGCGAGCGATCGATCCAATTTTCAAGAGATACCCGCTTTTTAAAAGAATTTATGACACGCCAGTTTACAAATGAGCGAATGATTCAAGAAACAGACTATTACTTGTTTGAACAATCGCGGCAATTAATCGCTGTTCCGGCTGTACCATATATAGCCGTTGCTTATGGTGAAGCAAAAGAAAACATTTTATGGATGTAG
- the cas4 gene encoding CRISPR-associated protein Cas4, whose protein sequence is MDYVMDVNGTHIWYYFICKREVWLIAHQIAADQEDDNLEIGRFISETSYQRQKKELLIGNIKVDRIRREGDTLVVGEVKKSSTYEKSAYYQLLFYLDTLRKMGIEAKGELLFPKEKKVTKVEWTEEGKRVLEEAVADIRRIARLPVPPEPKKIGFCRSCAYREYCFAEE, encoded by the coding sequence ATGGATTATGTAATGGATGTCAATGGAACGCATATTTGGTACTACTTCATCTGCAAGCGCGAAGTTTGGCTGATTGCCCATCAGATCGCCGCCGACCAAGAGGACGATAACCTTGAAATTGGCCGTTTTATCTCGGAAACAAGCTATCAGCGCCAGAAAAAAGAACTACTTATCGGCAATATAAAAGTGGACCGGATTCGCCGCGAAGGGGATACGCTTGTTGTCGGTGAAGTGAAGAAGTCGTCAACCTATGAAAAAAGCGCTTATTATCAATTGTTGTTCTATCTTGATACATTGCGGAAAATGGGCATTGAGGCAAAAGGGGAGCTTTTGTTCCCAAAAGAAAAGAAAGTAACGAAAGTGGAATGGACAGAAGAAGGAAAACGGGTATTGGAAGAGGCGGTTGCTGACATCCGCCGCATTGCCCGCTTGCCTGTCCCGCCAGAGCCGAAGAAAATCGGGTTTTGCCGAAGCTGTGCCTATCGTGAATATTGCTTTGCGGAGGAATAA